The following proteins come from a genomic window of Anopheles ziemanni chromosome 3, idAnoZiCoDA_A2_x.2, whole genome shotgun sequence:
- the LOC131289206 gene encoding KH domain-containing, RNA-binding, signal transduction-associated protein 3-like → MADQETNGYNDEASDFKRKSNASLRDIDQEDDAEETTKQSEKAQEYIRNILSERVTLGRKYPIADRLLEKEVETVQKSGKPPARRYIDIYREKPIKVQVKVLVPVKEHPKFNFVGKLLGPKGNSLKRLQEETMCKMAILGRGSMKDRKKEEELRLAMDPKYAHLNDDLHVEINALGPPAEAHARIAYALAEVRKFLIPDSNDFIRQEQMREMLEDPECELPIKKGYKKSLVPSLPPAIEHPPPSAMLSSPPIPPSSRVLHPQKKVLSILDKARTAMEENHIPRSSSLRYEESRYERGHYESSYAYHPQPPPPPPPRPKYDSSDYEHEYRRDYYRESAPYSASPKASTPSMGGRTWKPSAYGGTSSRAEIAPKHHGARDPRSCRHAPYSRHSK, encoded by the exons ATGGCCGACCAGGAAACAAACGGGTACAACGACGAGGCGAGTGATTTCAAGAGAAAAAGTAATGCCAGTCTTCGCGACATCGACCAGGAAGACGACGCCGAAGAAACAACCAAACAGTCGGAAAAGGCGCAGGAATACATCCGAAATATACTCAGCGAACGGGTTACACTCGGCCGGAAGTATCCCATCGCGGACCGTCTCTTAGAAAAAG AAGTCGAAACAGTACAGAAGAGTGGAAAACCACCGGCGAGACGCTATATCGACATCTACCGGGAAAAGCCCATCAAGGTGCAGGTGAAGGTACTCGTGCCGGTTAAAGAACATCCAAAGTTCAACTTTGTTGGCAAACTGCTCGGTCCCAAAGGCAACTCGCTGAAGCGCCTGCAGGAGGAAACGATGTGTAAAATGGCCATTCTCGGCCGGGGGTCCATGAAGGACCGCAAAAAGGAGGAAGAACTGCGGCTCGCAATGGATCCGAAGTATGCTCACCTCAACGACGATTTGCACGTTGAAATTAATGCCCTCGGACCGCCAGCCGAAGCGCACGCCCGGATCGCATACGCCTTGGCCGAAGTGCGAAAATTTCTCATCCCAGATAGTAATGATTTCATCCGCCAAGAACAGATGCGTGAAATGCTCGAAGATCCGGAATGTGAACTGCCGATCAAAAAAGGATACAAAAAGTCACTCGTTCCTTCGCTTCCTCCTGCCATCGAGCATCCGCCACCATCGGCGATGTTGTCTAGCCCTCCGATACCACCGTCGTCCAGGGTTTTACATCCCCAGAAGAAGGTTCTCTCGATACTGGACAAGGCTCGTACTGCCATGGAGGAAAACCACATACCACG ATCATCGTCACTTCGCTACGAAGAGTCCCGATACGAGAGAGGCCACTATGAATCTTCCTACGCGTATCACCCTCAACcgcccccaccaccaccgcctaGGCCCAAATATGATTCGAGCGACTACGAGCACGAATACCGGAGGGACTACTATCGTGAATCTGCTCCATATTCCG CTTCTCCGAAGGCGTCCACACCGTCGATGGGCGGTCGTACATGGAAACCATCGGCGTACGGTGGGACATCATCTCGCGCCGAAATCGCACCGAAACATCATGGCGCTCGGGATCCGCGCTCGTGCCGGCACGCGCCATACTCACGACATTCAAAGTGA
- the LOC131288583 gene encoding sugar transporter SWEET1-like: MEAISQALQPYKEQVGFAAGVLTVGQMFSGCFVCNDIRKKGTTDGFSAMPFVGGCGLTVLFLQHGILMGDSAMTNANLVGLAISIVYTTFFLLYTPPEGRGSFWRQVGFTALFTLTILGYAKIENPAVVEDRFGMIITVLMLCLIGQPLFGLPDIIRRKSTEGLPFAMILSGTIVGLSWLLYGVILNNVFVVLQNLAAVSLSGIQLALFVIYPSKPAQPSKKRD, translated from the exons ATGGAAGCAATTTCGCAAGCACTTCAGCCGTACAAGGAGCAGGTTGGTTTCGCGGCCGGAGTTTTGACGGTTGGGCAAATGTTTAGCGGTTGCTTCGTGTGCAACGACATCCGGAAGAAGGGCACCACGGACGGCTTTTCGGCGATGCCGTTCGTCGGCGGTTGCGGGCT CACCGTTCTCTTCCTGCAGCACGGCATCCTCATGGGTGACTCGGCGATGACCAACGCGAACCTGGTCGGTCTGGCGATCAGCATCGTCTACACGACGTTCTTCCTACTGTACACCCCACCGGAAGGTAGGGGTAGCTTTTGGCGGCAGGTTGGCTTTACCGCGCTGTTCACGCTCACCATCCTCGGGTAtgcgaaaattgaaaacccaGCCGTGGTGGAGGATCGGTTCGGAATGATCATCACCGTGCTGATGCTGTGCCTGATCGGGCAACCGTTGTTTGGCCTACCGGATATCATCCGTCGTAAGAGCACAGAGGGTCTTCCGTTCGCCATGATCCTGTCCGGTACGATCGTCGGCTTGAGTTGGCTGCTGTACGGTGTAATTCTGAACAACGTGTTCGTCGTG TTGCAAAATTTGGCGGCCGTTTCTTTGAGTGGTATCCAGCTGGCGCTGTTTGTGATTTATCCTTCCAAACCGGCACAACCGAGTAAAAAACGTGATTAA
- the LOC131284300 gene encoding sugar transporter SWEET1-like — protein MAHEVLEVLQPHRELIGQAAGLLTVSQYLAGWFICAEIRRRGTTAGFSPLRFVGGCGLSLLQLQYSLKLQASALIWTSIATLLCSVFFSSWYFRFTPVDVRVPFYRLAVTTSTITAGILAYGSQNDSPLVMFRLGLVLTVLALAFIALPLAQLGNVIREKSSASLPLPAILASTGASILWLVYGLLIDNSFIVVQKIIALALCAAQLSLFIVYPAAGSADKKKKQ, from the exons ATGGCACACGAAGTTCTGGAGGTTCTTCAACCTCATCGGGAGCTGATCGGACAGGCGGCCGGTTTGTTGACGGTGTCCCAGTATCTGGCCGGTTGGTTCATCTGTGCCGAAATTCGACGTCGTGGCACCACGGCCGGGTTTTCTCCGCTCCGTTTCGTCGGTGGATGTGGCCT TTCCCTGCTTCAGTTGCAGTACTCATTGAAGCTGCAAGCATCGGCCCTGATTTGGACGAGCATCGCCACGTTGCTCTGTTCCGTGTTCTTCTCTTCCTGGTACTTCCGGTTCACGCCGGTCGATGTGCGGGTTCCGTTCTACAGACTTGCGGTTACCACGAGTACCATCACGGCCGGCATTCTCGCCTACGGGTCACAGAATGATAGCCCGCTCGTAATGTTTCGTCTCGGGCTGGTACTGACCGTGCTGGCCCTGGCCTTCATTGCCCTCCCCCTGGCACAGTTG GGTAACGTGATTCGTGAGAAAAGCAGTGCCAGTTTACCCCTGCCGGCCATTCTGGCCTCAACCGGTGCGTCCATCCTGTGGCTAGTGTATGGGTTGCTGATCGACAATTCATTCATTGTG GTCCAAAAAATAATCGCCCTTGCTTTGTGCGCGGCCCAGTTATccttatttattgtttatccCGCTGCAGGATCAGcggacaagaaaaagaaacaataa